ATCGATGATGTCGATGGCAATCGCCGTCTCGACTTTGTCAACAACGCCACCGCCCTCATCCTCGGTCACGCCCATCCCGCTGTGAGCGATGCCCTGCGCGAGCGCATCAATAGTGGCACGGCCTTTTTTGGTCCTACCCAACTCGAAATCGAATGGGCAGAGCTTCTGCGTGAGCGCGTTCCCTCTCTCGAACATTTGCGCTTTTGCAGTTCTGGTACCGAGTCTGTGGGTAATGCGCTGCGCGTTGCTCGTGCTTTTACGGGGCGTCAAAAAATCGCCAAATTTGAAGGTGCGTATCACGGTATTGACGATCCGGCTCTCATAAGCTATGTGCCCCCTGTTACTCCCGATCTCGGTCCTGAAGGCGCGCCTCATTCGGTGCTTTCTTCTGCCGGTCTTGCACCCGCGACGGCTGAAAATGTCCTCGTTTTGCCCTTTAATAATGCGCGCGCTTGTGAACATCTCATTCGTCAACACGCCGAAGAACTCGCATGCGTCATTATTGACCCGCTTTCTACTGCTGCGGGTATGGCTCTGCCGGATCCCGAGTTTCTCACGCTTTTGCGCGATGTGACGCGGGAACTCGATATTCTTCTTATTTTCGACGAAATTGTCAGTTTTCGCATGACGTCAGGCGGCACGCAGGCGGCGTATAATATCACGCCCGATTTGACCTGCCTGGCGAAGGTCATTGCTGGCGGTACTCCGGCTGGTGCTTTTGGTGGGCGCAAAGATGTGATGGCGCTGTATGATCCCACTTCTGGATCACCTGCTATCCCACAATCTGGTACGTACAATGGCAATCCTCTTGTGGCCATCGCTGGTCTTATGACTCTTAAAACCATGGACTCAGATGCATATCGCCACATTGATTCGCTCACCGAATATATTGCCGCTGGTCTCAAAGATGCTTTCAAGAGTGCCGATATTCCGGTGACTATTGTCACTGCTGGTTCGCTTTTTCGCATCTACTTTCTCGATCAGGCACCTGCCAACTATCGCCAGGCTGCACGAGATAGCAGCGAAAAACACCGCTGGCTCTACTTTTATCTTTTGAACCACGGTATTGTCATCCGTCAAGGTGGCTGTGTTTCTCTCCCTATGACGAGCAAACACGCCGATGATTTGATCAACTGCGTGCGTGAGGGATTGCGCGTTTGGCCTTATTAATTGAAAAATATGTCTGTATCTATACCAGATGGCCTCGTTGTTCTCACCTTTGATGACGGTGTCAAATCACAAAAGACCTTTGCCGCACCGATCTTGCGCGAATGCGGGTTCAATGCCACTTTTTATATTACTGAGGGCTTGAACTTTCTCGCGGATAAAACGCGCTATCTCACCTGGGAAGAGGTGCGCGAATTACACGATCTGGGCTTTGAAATTGGGAATCATACACGGCAACACAAAAGCGTCGCCAGCCAATCACGAGAGGAACTTTTATCCGATATTCGCTACATCGATCGCCAATGCAACCACTACGGTATCTCGATTCCCACCACATTTTGCTACCCCGGTTACACCAATACTCCCGAAGCTGTTGATGTACTCAAAGAACGCGGTTTTACTTATGCCCGACGTGGCACTGTACCCGAATATCCTTATGACAGGGAAGGTGGTCGCGGCCCAGCCTATAATCCCGAGCAACACGATCCGCTTCTCATTCCAACTACAGGCGCGTCGGGACCGCACTGGAACTTCGACGATTTCTTGTGGTCACTCGACCAGGCTCAAAATGGTTGCGCTACCGTCCTTACTTTTCACGGAGTACCCGACCTCGATCATCCCTGGGTGCATACCGAACCCGCATTTTTTGAACGCTGTATGCAGCATCTCACAGATAATGGACACAGAGTAATCGCCCTGCGCGATCTTACAAACTACATTGCTATGGAGTCCTGATATGGTTGATCCTCTTCCCCTTGTCGCCTACGATACGCTTGCAGAGCAAACCGAAGCTCTGTACCGCGATGGCTATGCGTATCTGCCAGGTGTATTGACGTCCGATCAAGTGGCAAAACTCCGCGATTATATGGACGCGCTTACACCGATTTCGGAAAGTTTTGACAAAGATGGGCGTCCTGAAGACATTGGTTTTATCAATAAACACATCAACAATGCATTTAACCGGCACGCTCATTTTTTACAATTTCTCGACCGTCCCGGTGTGATTGAGGTCGCTGAAGCCATACACGGCGACGATTGCCACTGTATCGGCATGACTGCATGGATGACGGGTCCCGGTCGTCCCGATCAGAATCTCCATACTGACTGGCTTCCCCTGAGTCTGCCCGCAGATATACTTGAGGATTCTCGGGTGCGCATCCCCATTTTTATCACTACGGCACATTTCTATCTCGACGACATTACCGAAGAACTTGGTCCGACCAATTTCATTCCCGGTAGCCACCTTTCGGGTAGAAGCCCCAATGGCGATACAGCATGGAAAGGGCAGACTGAAAAATCCATTATGTGCAATGCTGGCGATGTGGTCATTTTCCGCAGTGAGGTTTGGCATCGAGGTACGGCCAATACCAGCGATAAAACGCGCTATTTGCTTCAAGTCCACTATGCGAAACGCATGATTACGCAAAAATATCCGCCCTATCTCAACCGGTTTCAGTTTGATCCCGAAATTATCGAGCAGGCGACCACGCGCCAGCGCCGCCTGATGGGTGATCACAAAAGCAGCAATTACGATTGAGGAGAGTACTGTGACTTTCTTGATAGGATATTATCTTTGGCTAAAAGTTGTACATCTCATTGCCATGATTGGCTGGATGGTCGGTATTTTGTATTTGCCGCGGCTATTTGCCTATCACGCCGATGCCTCTGCTGATACAGATGCGGTGTTTCAACAGATGGAATACAATCTTATGCGGCTTCTGCTTATGCCTTGTATGATTGTGGTTTTTGTTTCGGGCATTCTTTTAATTGTTGCAACGGAGAGCCTGGCGAGTGGGTGGCTTCATACCAAAATTCTACTCGTGCTCATGCTCGCCGGTTTGCACGGTATGATGTCGCGCCAGCGCAAGAATTTTCAACGCGGCGAAAATACCAGAAGCGCGGCGTATTTTCGCACATTTAGCCATGTTACAACGCT
This sequence is a window from Gemmatimonadota bacterium. Protein-coding genes within it:
- a CDS encoding aminotransferase class III-fold pyridoxal phosphate-dependent enzyme; its protein translation is IDDVDGNRRLDFVNNATALILGHAHPAVSDALRERINSGTAFFGPTQLEIEWAELLRERVPSLEHLRFCSSGTESVGNALRVARAFTGRQKIAKFEGAYHGIDDPALISYVPPVTPDLGPEGAPHSVLSSAGLAPATAENVLVLPFNNARACEHLIRQHAEELACVIIDPLSTAAGMALPDPEFLTLLRDVTRELDILLIFDEIVSFRMTSGGTQAAYNITPDLTCLAKVIAGGTPAGAFGGRKDVMALYDPTSGSPAIPQSGTYNGNPLVAIAGLMTLKTMDSDAYRHIDSLTEYIAAGLKDAFKSADIPVTIVTAGSLFRIYFLDQAPANYRQAARDSSEKHRWLYFYLLNHGIVIRQGGCVSLPMTSKHADDLINCVREGLRVWPY
- a CDS encoding polysaccharide deacetylase family protein, producing MSVSIPDGLVVLTFDDGVKSQKTFAAPILRECGFNATFYITEGLNFLADKTRYLTWEEVRELHDLGFEIGNHTRQHKSVASQSREELLSDIRYIDRQCNHYGISIPTTFCYPGYTNTPEAVDVLKERGFTYARRGTVPEYPYDREGGRGPAYNPEQHDPLLIPTTGASGPHWNFDDFLWSLDQAQNGCATVLTFHGVPDLDHPWVHTEPAFFERCMQHLTDNGHRVIALRDLTNYIAMES
- a CDS encoding phytanoyl-CoA dioxygenase family protein, with the protein product MVDPLPLVAYDTLAEQTEALYRDGYAYLPGVLTSDQVAKLRDYMDALTPISESFDKDGRPEDIGFINKHINNAFNRHAHFLQFLDRPGVIEVAEAIHGDDCHCIGMTAWMTGPGRPDQNLHTDWLPLSLPADILEDSRVRIPIFITTAHFYLDDITEELGPTNFIPGSHLSGRSPNGDTAWKGQTEKSIMCNAGDVVIFRSEVWHRGTANTSDKTRYLLQVHYAKRMITQKYPPYLNRFQFDPEIIEQATTRQRRLMGDHKSSNYD
- a CDS encoding CopD family protein, which produces MTFLIGYYLWLKVVHLIAMIGWMVGILYLPRLFAYHADASADTDAVFQQMEYNLMRLLLMPCMIVVFVSGILLIVATESLASGWLHTKILLVLMLAGLHGMMSRQRKNFQRGENTRSAAYFRTFSHVTTLIVVLVVALAVLKPF